The Huiozyma naganishii CBS 8797 chromosome 3, complete genome genome contains a region encoding:
- the TRP4 gene encoding anthranilate phosphoribosyltransferase (similar to Saccharomyces cerevisiae TRP4 (YDR354W); ancestral locus Anc_5.413), with protein sequence MLVKYTKKILSQPSTLTPEDLHDAVILLIDQLRNKDISNDQYIRIGSFLSCLRTSGLDHRAEYIAAAARAVLNFSDLVDVPHFKASKDTVVLDIVGTWWGRPEHFQRLHFCCHCGLWDPTYQDLQAVGGRPRPRTGGAGDLISKLGCDVSKVNASTVPELWEDNSFMFLLAPYFHDGMGRVAKIRKDLGIPTIFNVLGPLLHPVDYVNKRVLGVYSKDLALEYAKAASIVYPRSETFVVWGHVGLDEVSPIGKTTVWHVDPANSTDGHIDTFEIEPAMFGLQEHAIAECPSLGPEANAQLLKDEILTGKIKYGDNHPIYDYILLNTAVLYCLTEGHKDWKQGIHAAEQSIQSGEALKALLKFVTDVKRLGTSDGEFEIPLKKIN encoded by the coding sequence ATGCTCGTTAAGTACACTAAGAAGATACTAAGTCAACCATCGACTTTAACGCCCGAAGACCTGCACGATGCAGTCATTCTGCTGATCGATCAGTTGCGCAATAAGGATATTTCCAATGACCAGTATATAAGGATTGGTAGTTTCCTGTCCTGTCTGCGAACATCCGGTTTAGACCACAGGGCCGAGTACATTGCCGCCGCTGCAAGGGctgttttgaatttctcCGATCTGGTCGACGTACCGCACTTCAAGGCGAGTAAAGATACAGTAGTGCTGGATATCGTCGGCACGTGGTGGGGACGGCCAGAACACTTTCAACGTCTCCACTTCTGCTGCCATTGTGGCCTCTGGGATCCCACATATCAAGATTTGCAAGCAGTGGGGGGAAGGCCTCGACCTCGAACAGGCGGGGCCGGCGACTTGATCTCCAAGTTGGGATGCGACGTGTCGAAGGTGAACGCCTCAACAGTACCGGAGTTATGGGAGGACAACTCATTTATGTTCCTCCTGGCACCATACTTTCATGACGGGATGGGTCGTGTCGCGAAGATACGGAAAGATTTGGGGATTCCAACGATATTCAACGTGTTGGGACCGTTGCTTCACCCTGTGGACTACGTAAATAAGCGAGTCCTTGGTGTTTACTCGAAGGACTTGGCTCTTGAGTACGCGAAGGCTGCCTCCATCGTGTATCCACGGAGTGAAACATTCGTTGTCTGGGGTCACGTAGGATTGGACGAAGTTTCTCCGATAGGGAAGACCACAGTTTGGCACGTGGACCCGGCCAATTCGACAGACGGACACATAGACACGTTCGAGATAGAGCCGGCAATGTTTGGCTTGCAAGAACATGCCATAGCAGAGTGTCCCTCACTGGGACCTGAAGCGAACGCACAACTTTTGAAGGACGAGATCCTCACCGGTAAAATCAAGTACGGCGATAATCACCCGATTTACGACTACATACTGCTGAACACAGCAGTACTGTACTGTCTAACTGAGGGCCATAAGGACTGGAAGCAAGGTATACACGCAGCGGAACAGAGTATACAGTCTGGGGAGGCGCTGAAGGCGCTTCTGAAATTTGTCACCGATGTGAAGAGGTTAGGTACCTCGGACGGCGAGTTCGAAATCCcactgaaaaaaatcaacTAA
- the KNAG0C05080 gene encoding uncharacterized protein codes for MSNELDNYSLLFLTNVFSAAGTMYSCMDAFSRPLTVWGCTFGLVGSATSIALSILVGTDILLGDEANGLYSFDNSTSLFYSSMNSQYCPVTAYLKQIEEEQDAFRIASWMDNPQEWWSDLKNGMKLINGSLDKRVREIAGSNRKCLTYNVNKLLPANYNLMQYEVCTSRAGLKYLQDAELKRQGKKMLAQVKKLLKEKDITPKRTLINRGYTRFFGDKAVEFTERLVEMAQAFHEKRELELSLDNSENEFLFSIKLFKDV; via the coding sequence ATGTCTAACGAACTAGATAACTACTCACTTCTTTTTCTGACCAATGTATTTTCCGCAGCGGGTACTATGTACTCATGCATGGACGCCTTTTCCAGACCGCTTACTGTATGGGGGTGTACTTTTGGTCTAGTTGGTTCCGCTACGTCCATTGCCCTTAGCATCCTGGTCGGTACCGACATATTACTGGGGGATGAGGCAAACGGGTTATACTCGTTTGACAATTCCACGTCGCTGTTCTATTCGTCGATGAACAGCCAGTACTGTCCCGTGACGGCTTATTTGAAGCAGatagaagaagaacaagacgCTTTCCGAATAGCGTCTTGGATGGACAACCCCCAGGAATGGTGGAGCGACCTGAAGAATGGGATGAAGCTAATTAATGGCTCCCTGGACAAGAGAGTGCGTGAGATCGCAGGGTCAAACAGGAAGTGTCTGACCTACAATGTCAACAAACTCCTCCCTGCCAACTATAACTTAATGCAGTACGAAGTCTGTACTTCAAGAGCCGGACTTAAGTACCTACAGGATGCAGAGCTGAAACGGCAGGGCAAGAAAATGCTGGCTCAAGTCAAGAAACTattgaaggagaaggacaTCACACCGAAACGGACCCTGATTAACCGCGGGTACACCAGATTTTTCGGAGACAAAGCTGTCGAGTTCACGGAAAGATTGGTCGAAATGGCCCAAGCTTTCCACGAGAAAAGGGAACTCGAGCTCAGTCTGGACAACTCCGAGAATGAATTCCTGTTCTCCATtaaacttttcaaagacgTATAA